ACATTCAGACAATGCTGTTCCAGTTGAATTTTTTATACTCATTACTTTTGAAGTTTTTCTCTACTGAAAATTAAAGCTCAGAGTTCCAAACATTGTTTAACTTGCTCTTAAAACCTTTTTTGGaaggtgaggaagaggaaattAAGTAGTAGTTTGCCCAAATAGAAATAATTGAGGGGTTTCACATGCTGCATTCTTTTTTGTGACTGTTTCCAGATGTACTTCCTAACCATGTGTCAGTGGCAGCTGCACTGGACTTTCAGGCCCTATGACAGATGGGGCTgtgtttttccctctgaaatgGTGGCACGAGTCCTGTATTGTCCATAACACACGTTTTGGTAGCGTGGAATGTTTCTTCTGAGTAACTGCACGGTCTGACCAGGCCTGTTTGTTTGGTATTGTGTGTGGATTTGCCAACCCAGGGACGTGCCTCTTCCCTCCAAATTTTTTCAAACCCTGGTATGGTGTAGGATTACAGTGCATGGTGCTTCTTCCTATCTTAGCAGGGAGGAGTTTCTGTGAAATGTCCTCCATAGAGCTGGAAGGAACTGAGGAACATGGTGTCATGGGCAGAATTTCTGTGCACAGACTCCTTTGTAGTTCAGTAACATGAACTACATGAATTTGGTGCTCCTAAATGCTGAGttcagtttgtttccttttctctgtatcTGCAACGtaattgtaattaaaaaagcatTCTGCCATAAATGGTTTATGGCTCAGTTTGCATTATGAGAGAATATGaaaaaatgccagaaaaaaattacGGATATGTGGTGTTCCTCATTGTTCTTGGGTTTTTAATGACAAAAGATTCTAAAATAGAGCATCTGAACTCAAAAAAATTTGGTTGTTGAACTTTAAGAAAGAGTTCAGGAGAAGGGTGACTTTCAGCTTATTATTGAACAGCTGTGTATAGACCTCACATTTGAAGTTGGCataaacttttaatttttattgagTTTATTTACTTACAAATTGCAGTTATCAGATTGGCGTGTTCTGAAGTCCTGTTACTTGATCCAGTTGATTCATGATCTGAGTAGGTTCCTGGAATTAGGCTGGAGTAAGGAGATTGCAATTTCTAGACACTCTTTGTGGTTTATTATGCCCTATTTATGTTCCTTTGAACTGGCTGTGCCATTCTCTCAGCTGATTGGAAGGACTGACAACTGTGCAGCAGTCGTTTTGTCTGGGCATACTACCATGGATTTTTGTGTGGACTTGCGTTTGTTTTCCTTAGTACCAAAAACTGACGTGGAAAAGCACTTCATAATAATGTGACCCACATCCTACATTGCAAAGTAGTGCTATCAGAAGAGTGCATTTGACTGCTGTGTGAATTTTGGATTTGGGATGTGTGTGTTAATATGTAATGCTACAAAATGACaagttacttaaaaaaatacgGAGTAGGTTGTTAAGGATATGACCCTGTCACAAATTCTCATGttagaaaataatgcaaaaggCCTGATAAAGTGTAGATTAGCTGGTAACAAAGGGGCTTTGTATCTTTTGTAGGTCAGCAGCTGAGTGTTTGACAAGAACAGAAATTTAATGTCTCCTGTAGCAACCATGACActagtaatttttaaatgcacTGTACCAGTGGTACTCTGGCTTTCATTAGCCTGTTCCAAATTTTTACGTAACCTCTGAAGTCATCTTGCTTCTGGAGGGAGACTTAGGGATCCTTGCAATTAAGCAGAAATCATACTAAATAGGCAGAATTTTTACAACATAAGCTAGGACTGTGTGTATTTAGAACAAAATATATCTTTTGACATCTAGAGAGTGTGAAGTCTGTTAAGTAGAAATATCTGAAGTTGGAGCAAATAATGTTTCTTGCACTTCATTTTTGTAGTTCAAAGTGCTGTCATGCTCAATCTTTTGTTACATGTTTCTAGAATGCTCTGGGACAAATTTTATGAAGAAGATTTAAGGAATGAAAAGGAGGGTGTCTGCATATGTGAGGATGAAATGTTTAGCTTGATTAGACTGCTGGATGAATTTAAATGTTAAGCGTTTCGTTTTAAGttgtttttgtgaaattatATATCCTTGCATATCATAGTTGCTTGCTTTGTAAGCTTGCTTTACAGAATTTAAATACTAGCACATTTTTGGGATGTTAGAAATTAACAGTATTTATATAATTAACATAGATAAGTCTGTTATTTCATGTGGCTAATGAAGTGtaaatgtgttattttaaaatatattaaaagcagTGAATTGTCAAAACCAGGCATTCTGAACATGTCAGAATTGCTTTTTTGCTGTACAGCGTTAATTTTGTTCCCTTATGAGTCTGAATTTTTGGCCTGCTTAAAgtagtggagaaaaaaaactaaaatagaaaaagccaaatgtgcAGTATGCGGGAGCAATGGTGCTTAGTGACCAAATAACCATTTTGATATGTTTCTATTTGTTACAGTAATGATATGGGGCGGTGCCTTAAGTAGCGCACAACATTtaaatgctactgaaaatgGAGAGTTGTTGATTTTTATTGTGAGTTTTCTGTGATTTACAGGCACTAATTGTCTTCGTGATATGAGTTGGTATAATTAGCAACAGTTTTACTGTAAATCCTGCataattgtgatttttttccttagattCTGTCTAAAATTACTGGTTGCTGACAGTGTTAATAGTTTGACTGAGATGGCTGACATGCGCTGCCCCCCAAAATACTTCCTGTTATTATATTTGGTGTCTGAACTTTGTGTTCggctttctgattttgtttgtttgaatgcTCAGTACTGTCTGGCCTATTTGCTCTGAACAGGGTGCTGGAATGGGGGAGCAGTGCATGGTAGGTGTGGTAAGATCACCCAGGTAAACAGGCACATCCAGACACCTTatgatgtttaaaaatgcagcactgGTAAAATTACAATgaaaggttttttgttttgtttcaatagTGAACATGTAGTAAACTGAACTATAGGCCAGACTGCTACTGCCTGTtatatataaatgcatttttatgacAAATTTAATTTAATCCAGCTATGTCTGcctccccctttctttcccctcccccccccaaaaaaaaaagtgggtaTGCTCAAGAAGTCTTAAGCTTATCTAGCAAGTGCCTGTTTTTTCTTGTGTACTCTATGGAGCAGTGTGCACTGTTCCTCCAGAGGAGCTGAGTTCTCCAACAGTCTTGTCTAGGCAGACGGATGTAGCCatggagccctgctgtgcttcctgCAAATCTGGAGAAATCCCAAAAGCAAAAGAGGGTTtatcctgctgcctcctccttgtCCCCGAAAGTGTAGCAACAGGCTAGcagctggcagctgcagcaATCAGCTGAGCTATTGCTGGCAGTATCCAGTGCTCACATGAAAAGGAAGTTGGGAGGCCCTCTGCAGCATGCAGGGTCTGGATCATTGTGTGTGAAGGATCTGCCCTTAATCTGCCATTGGGTGTCTGAGTTAcaactgcttcattttttttttttcagttgtttgggTCACATGCATTTTAGGTGTGTATGCATATAGGGTTTTTGTACCACAGTGTTCTAGACTTACAATATTTCAATGCAAAAGCACACAAAGCAGGCTGAAAGCAGCTacgttctttcttttcttttagctgTTTACCAGAATTGGTCACTTGTAAAATGCCATTTGATAGTCTGTTGCTGGATATCCTTAGCATTAAGTCAGTAGCAAGTTGTGAACCAGCAGCCATGAGCATTGATCATCGTTCTGTGAGCTCTGTGACCTAGCCAAATTTACTCCCCCATTTAAATAAACTAACAAGCTATGGAATGGATATAAGGATCCCATGGGAGGCCCTCTTGCTGGCCTGGCTGTGTAGTTCAAGTGTAGTAAAACAACTTAAAGTTACCAGCGAGGGAGAGAAATTAGTTTTGTAGAGGTTTCTCAGAGACACACTGGGCAGGACCCTCAGAGAGATAAAAGTGGGTGTTGAAACTAGCTTTAAAGTCTTACCTACTGGACCTAGGAATgaatgttaaaatgaaaatgttgaaatagTCTGTACAGTTATTATAATCCTTAGTATAAGCATTTGTTTATTTCATGTGGACATTCAATGTTTCTCATTAATGAATTTGTTTGCTATATAATTTAAAGAGGCTAAAAAGCTTACCTGTTAAAGATTTTGAATAAttaaattcattttctcatggtaCAGTTAAAATTAAACCTGTAACCTAAAACATAAAAGTATATagctttttttgcaaaacagctactatatttattttcatgttttcttacaaaaaataaattgctcCAAAACAATAGAGCTGGAAAGTGCATCTTCTCAATGAAATTCTTTCAGTATTCTGTGGCATTAGAGTCAAAGTTAACCTGTACATTGTGCACCCCAGACTTTTCAAAAGTATCTGTTGAGATCTTGCAGAAGCGATAGTCTTGCTCAAGATTAATTCataatttctgtctttcaggTTCATGTTGGGGAGAGGTCTAAAACGCAAGCTGAGTGACTATGAGGAGAACATGGCTGGCCTCTCGAGTGCCTTTGATTCCAGTCGAAACCTGCCATACCCGCTTAAGAGGCAGTTGGTGCTTAATATGTGCCTCACCAAGTTACAGACATACAAAATGCTGGTGGAACCAAACTTGCACCGGTCTGTCCTCATAGCCAACACAGTACGGCAAATTCAAGAGGAAATGAGACAGGAGAGTAATCAGCAGCCAATTAATGTCTGCCCTGGCATTACTCCTAGTTCTCACAGCTACACAGGGATGGAATCATCTGGAATTTCTCTCCAGTTGCCTTCAGGTATTAGTCAGCAAGAGTCTAACTGTTGCGACTTGCGGTCTGTAGAAGACCCAATTGAAAATAGCCTGCTAATAGTTTCAGATGATGATATGTCATCTGCTATTTCATCTATTCTGAAAGATTTAGACTTTGTAGAAGATATAAGCCCACCTACTTGTCTGGTTCCTACTGGAGATGACCAGCCAAAGTTTCCAGAAAATACTGGTCTAAAACTAGAAGATGATAGACAGGATTTGAAGGGAGCTGAATGTGTGTTTGGTTCCTTTGAGATTTCAAATTCAACTAGTTACTTGAAGGATTTGGCGATAGATGACATTTTTGAAGACATTGACACTTCAATGTATGACTCAGACTTTTGTTGCCCTCCACTAATGCCGCCCAGACCACCATCTCTCGCTACAGAAGAACCGTTGAAAACCTTTCCATCTTGTAATTCTTCTTCAGCAAGCAACATTCAGATGTGTAGAACAGATCTGAGTGACTTGGACCACATCATGGAAATTCTCGTTGGATCCTGATACTTGTTTTACCCAAAGATACTTTTTAACTGCCACTTTTCGTTTGGTTTCAGGATAGAAGCCACTGGAAAAGTTGTAAAGAattctttaaaacacaaactgaaataatttgtcCATAGTGGGATTTTCTAAGTAATTCCAAAACTTCGAAACCAAAAGAGTggcagatttaattttttttttttttttttttttttttttttaagaaatatttatttatcagAACTGTGCAATCATCATTTTCCTTCCAGGGCGTATGTGGAACAATAGGCACATACCCTTATCACCCCTCATGCCTCTTTCAATAAACTTTTTTATGTGCAATTTTTAATTTGTCAGAAGAAATTTACATGCAAAACGAATTTCATATGAGATGATCTTTTACAAAGCCtccactttatttttaatatcagaGTCTATGCCAAGTTGGCATCCGCCGAGTTGCGTAGTTGGATTGTGTGGATTGCAGATGCGTTACTAGAGAtggtatattttaaaaatgagacaCACTGCTTTCTTTTGGTCAGAAAAGCAGATCAAGACACTTATAAACGAAGTCTCTTGCATTTTCTAAAGCATTCAgaactatttatttttgtaaattttaTAGTCTTTCTACATTTTACTACGTTATTTCATCATAGTTCAAATATAATGGACTTCTAGTTGGATGTGTTTAGCACTACCTCTGAGCTGAAATGCTTTAACTCTTTCCAGTGCTTCGTCTAAGACTGCAGATCTTTTTGTTTCTATATTTTTCTGGGGGAAAGTACTTCTAACTCATTAAGCTGATCTTTTGGCAGTGACCTAGCTGATTTGTGAAATCAAGGGTATTCAATGTTTAAAAACTTTTAAGTATTTACAAATGTAATTTATATGTAGATTGTGCAATTTAACATTTTTCCGTCAGTATTACGTGCTTAGATTTTGAATAATCTTGGCgttctttaaattaaaacttaTTATGTACAGGTAgctttttaatctattttggAAAACACTGTCCTTCAACCTGCTTTCACTATAAAGTTTAAGATGATTTTTATGTgcaatattatttaaaaagataCACATTTGTAAACCTGGCATTGTGGAAAGAAACGCTTCAGACTTAAACTTCTAGCACCTTTGGAGGATACTGAAGAGAGTCAACATTGCTGTATCCTTTAAGAAACAAAGTTGAGAACACTTCTTACTATGCCAGTGCTTACTGCTTTGAATATTCCTGAAATACTCATGGATGCATGGTGAGTCAGTGCTGATGACTAAGTACCATCGTGCCGCTGTGTCGCTACCACGGAGCTCAGGGTCTGACCGCTCAGGCACAGTGCCGGGGCTGGGGCCTGCATGGGCTTTGGAACATCAtagtggcagctgctgctgctgctgcagcagcctggcccGGGGAAGGAGGGTGCATTGGATGGCAGGCTtgtatataagtatatataagCGCACTCATCAACTGAAGATGAGATTTGCAGTGAGAACTATTTTTCCGTAAGGCAGTTTGGATACTGTGTTTCAGCTTGAACTGAGGTCTGTATTGATCCTTGCTATTGTCTTCTGAATTACACACTTGCACATtagtttttgggtttgttttttaactttattttttaattctaaaatcTTTACTTTGTTCTTGAAAGCTGCAGCACCTGTCTtgtaaaaaaaatctgcagttgtaaaagctttggtttgttgtttgggatttgtttttctgttgttctgctGAGACTTTTCATGAATGGGGCATGGGCAGAGATAAAAACTGTTGCCTGTGTGTTGCATCTCACCGAAGTTGAAATCCTGGCCCTACTGAAGGGACCAGGGTGTCACAGAGTTATTTCTAGTCTTAACTGATGCTGTGGCACACCTACCCTGTGCAAAGATCTCTATTTTTTACTGTGACTATTTTGGTTAGCAGTTAGCTGCCGTTACAGTTTGGTATCCCAAACCAACGGAGAAGCAGTTTGGGTCACATCCTCGCAGCCATCTGGGTTGTTTAGCAACCGAAGGgtataaatgtatttatatgcatataatGTATTGATTCTAATATAAAACTTCTGATCTAAAGTATTTTGAATTGCTGGATAAAGGGATTTGTTTGAAGAGTGTATAAATAGTTCCTGAAGAGGTACAGCTTCAGAATGTACACAGATTGTGCATTGTGTATAGACTACTCTGGCTTTTCCTCAGCCTCTACTTTTGTATTAAAGATATGACTGAATAAATCCTTGAAATATTAAGGGCCTTCTGCACTGTGATGAAACAGAGTTGTGgttaaaaatgtctttaaatttAGTGATGGGTGATAAAAAGACAGCATCcaatttctttttgcatttgaaaatagGGAATGTTACTATGCAGTAAAGATATTTTGGTATGAAAATTGTATCATGTAGCAAATAGTGAACACGTACTAATTCCACAGGCTCGCCTTGCAGCCCCTACAGAAACGTGAGAGGAGACAGCTTGTTCTTCAGCATTCACATGCTGAAGGTTTTTGTATACTTTGGAGAAAGAATAAATTGTTGGTAAATGTTTTATCAGCAATTCAGAATGCATTTGTTGTTCAAGTGCTTGCTACAGAGCTCTGTTTCTAATTGGTTGCTTGCATCACAGTGCCAAGACCATAAGTTGGTGTGTAATGCAGTTCGGTTATGTACAGGATTATGTGCAAAGggaagtttaatttttaaatatgcacaaattaattttaaaatccttcCATGTAAAATGAAGTTAGAGGCTAGTTGTGGTGGACCTATTTATTGTATGTCTGGAAATAAAAGCCACAGTTTTGCAGTTTAACCATTTATATTCTGAAGCCTTCCgtattttaaaaccaaaccagaagaACGTGGTACCTTGCCACACTTCGTTTAGTCTTTCACTCATGATGATGTAATGTGTTCCCTAGGTTGTTGCTCTTGTACACACACCCACACCCCCCTTCATTTCTCACCAGAAAGACTAGATACCttacacagcttctctgttaTGGAAATTAGGCATGCCAGCCACCATGTCTTCCACCTAAGACAAAAGATAGATTCCTTTATGAAAGCACTTTATATTAATAGTGCTGCAGCTTGAGCTTGGTGCCTCTGAAGAGGAACACTGAAGGAAGAAATCCCTGGGCAATTGCACCCTTAAGTTAAAGCTCCCCACCCTTCATGTGCTACTTCAGGGAAATAGTAATATTACAGCCTGGGGTCTTCTTGGTTTTTATTAGTTTGATTTGTTTGCTGTCTCATTACTAAGCAGCTGCCAAGTTGTCATCTTCCTACACACTGTCAGCATCcttctgggttggttttggcCAATTCTGTATTTTACCATTTGGCATGTTGTAATATGGTTGCTGCATTTCATATACCACAATCTATATAGGCTTTGCCTACTTCACCTGTTAGTATTTAAGCTGCTTCCTGTGTCTACTCTAGCTGTTACTAATGTTCGTGCTGTTAGCTCTAAGTTTCCACTAACTTTTTCTACAACATTGCATTCCTTTgtgtgtcctgtccctgcagagcaaggggtggctggtggggctggggaTTCCTGCTGTGAACACATGCCATGTTTGCTAGCACTTAACTGTCCTCCAGTTGCTGTCTTGACTGCCCTGCATAGTCTTCCCAGCCCATGCCATTCATAGTGTTGCTTCAGGAGTTGCTGTGCTTGAAACCAAGTAGTGGATGCAAGTATCCTTGCTGCGCATAACATTGATGCTTCAGGCTCGTGTAATTGTTTGTCTGGAACAAAAATACTGCTGCTTGGTTCTAGGGGAAGGGTGTTTGCTGCTGCTACACAAGCAGATTACACCAGCACCTTCAGGTTTAAAGGTTTCCACCCTGTTGCAGACCTCTAAAATGAGGTCCTGACTCTTGTGCAATGAACTTAATTTTATTGACAAGGCTGCATTGGCTGCTACTTACTGACTGGGAATTCTTACCTTTGTCCTGGAGCCTGCTAACTGCAGCATGAAACGCCTAGGTCTAGAAGTaacttcacacacacacctgGTTTTGTCTGTGAGGTGGTTACCATCATGGTGGCAGCCCTGTCACTGTCTGCGTTGGTGGACTGGGACACTGCGGTACAGACCTGCGCTTGTACTGGTGGATCTTGAAGTTCAGCAAGAGAAAATGCTGTCTTGCAGAGGTATGCTGCAGTTTAGTCTtctaagaaagtatttttaaagtgttaCTTTCAGGTTATGTTAAGACACTTCAGAGATGGTGTATGACTTCATAGATTTTTATCAGTTTTAGCCACAATGAAAGATTTGAACTTAAAAgcctgctgagcagcacagcccagtgcAGTGCTGGTTTAAAACATGGCTGGCTAGGGAGATGCAGGTGCTGCCTGAAGTGCTGCATTGGCTGTTCAATATACTGGAAGGGACACTTAAAAAGGTTCACTTTCCAGCTCAAGCAAGAGTGAAATACACGAAAGAAAATAACCTACTCGCTAGTTCTGCGAGGAAGATGAGTTACACTTAGTTACAAAAGTAATTCTGAGTTATTAAAAACCAACATTAGAAGTGAATAATTAAGCTATTAAGATGCATAAGTGTCTATAAATAATGTGTTATTAAAGCAGATGTTAGGGGAGGATGGAAgactttttttgtgtttaagTATTTGCCAGGCATTCACAGGTATCTTGCCttgctggaaga
The Lathamus discolor isolate bLatDis1 chromosome 6, bLatDis1.hap1, whole genome shotgun sequence DNA segment above includes these coding regions:
- the LOC136017110 gene encoding LOW QUALITY PROTEIN: SERTA domain-containing protein 2-like (The sequence of the model RefSeq protein was modified relative to this genomic sequence to represent the inferred CDS: substituted 1 base at 1 genomic stop codon), which produces MQLIMSALDRPGIFQTVLEQFISRNRVPRLCKRRKPLLASVYELLCKMNCVRLLVRQFKFTSSCLGRWLGLVNSSRLLDEDTLCKTWNLPAWTPFCFLRMYFLTMCQWQLHWTFRPYDRWGCVFPSEMVARVLYCPXHTFWFMLGRGLKRKLSDYEENMAGLSSAFDSSRNLPYPLKRQLVLNMCLTKLQTYKMLVEPNLHRSVLIANTVRQIQEEMRQESNQQPINVCPGITPSSHSYTGMESSGISLQLPSGISQQESNCCDLRSVEDPIENSLLIVSDDDMSSAISSILKDLDFVEDISPPTCLVPTGDDQPKFPENTGLKLEDDRQDLKGAECVFGSFEISNSTSYLKDLAIDDIFEDIDTSMYDSDFCCPPLMPPRPPSLATEEPLKTFPSCNSSSASNIQMCRTDLSDLDHIMEILVGS